Sequence from the Flavobacterium sp. J372 genome:
TAGTTATCTACCTCTGTGGGAGGCATTTCAAACATATCCCACTTACGCAGCGGATTATAGGTTGTGGCAGCCGCCCCTAATGGTTTATAGAATGAGTCATTAGCAAGCCTGTCAAGCGATTTACCGGTTTTTGCTTCCAGATATTCCTTAAACAGGATAAATGAAAAGTCACTGTATTTATATTCAGCTTTTGGAAGCAGCTTGCTTTGGGCGATTTTGCTTATGATTATACCAGGATAATCTTCGCGCAGGTAAAGGTTTTCGGCTACCTGATGTGGAAATTCGGGGCTGTACACCTTGCGGTAATAGGCCGAATCAGGGTGTTTTGTTGCATCAAGTGTTTCCTGGTAAAACGGCATCCACGGCTGGAAACGTGCCTGATGCAGCAGCATGTCTTTTACCGTAATATTCTTCTTATCTGTATTAGCAAACTCCGGTAAAATGTTGCCAAGTTTATCGTCAAGCTTAAGCAGGCCTTTATCATACAACTGCATAATGTTCGGTAGTGTTGCCAGTATCTTTGTCAGCGAAGCCACATCATATACGTCACTGTTCTTCACCTTCATATCTCTTTTGTCATAAGTATGGTAGCCAAATGATTTTTGGTAGAATACCTTTCCGTTTCTCGCAGCCAGTATCTGCATACCGGGTGTCATTTTTTCATTTATCGCCCGGTTAGCAATCATATCAATCTTTGTAAGTATGGCAGGATCCATCCCGGCATTGCGGGGGTTGTAAAGCCAAGCCTGTTAACCGTTTGCGTAGGCATGCCAAAATTGACTTTATATACATTGCTTATTGAAACCGGCAGTTTACCTTTAGCGGGAACAGCCCCGAATATCACCTCGGCAGCAACTGTCTGGGCGATAAGATTATTTTGATAGGCCAGTACTACAGAATTAAAGTTCTTATAATTCTTGATGGCATTTAGCGTATACGGCTTGGCAAAAACTGTAAGAATGGCTTTCCGGCCTTTAGCGATGCTATCAATCCATACTAACTCTTTATCACTGAAGTTATGTTTCTTCCAGGCTCCGTCAGCTTTATGGAAACCAATTATCACAGTTGAAAATTCCTTAAGTTTTGCCGTTACAAGATGAAGGCTGTCTTCCTGCACTTCAGTTACTTCAGCGTATTTTCTCAATGTTTCTAAATATTGGCTGCCGTCATCATCGCCAAGCTTTACGTAAGCAATTTTTTCGTTTTCAAGCTGCTGTACCGGTAAAATTTCATCATCATTTTTCAAGACCGTCACAGCTTCTTCGTATAGCTTGTAATTCAGGTCTTCATAGTGTGATGCATTCAGGTCGGCATACAGGTTGGCTGTATCAACAGGAGTATATTTTGTAAGTCCAACCCTGTGCTTGTAAGCTAAAATCTTCTTCACCGAAAAAGCAAGCCTGTTTTCGCTGAGGATACTGTCGGTATACGCTTCACGAAAACGCTCTATGGCCACCGGTACATTTTCAGCAAACAATAGTATATCATTACCTGCCAGGAAAGCCTCCAGGTCAATATCTCCTGGCTGCATAAAAGCGCTGGCGCCTTTCATATTAAGCGCATCAGTAAAAATAAGGCCTTTAAAATCCATTTCACCCTGAACAATATTGGTTATAACATTATACGATAGCGATGTGGGGTAATTTTCTGTAGCTTCGATTGAGGGGACATTGAGGTGGGCAACCATTATGCTGCTAAGCCCCTCATCAAATAGTTTTTTGTACGGAAAGAACTCTGTATCATTAAGCCTTTCTTTTGAAAAATTCAGGAATGGCAACGTGTGGTGACTGTCGTTTGCGGTATCGCCATGGCCTGGAAAGTGCTTGCCGGTAGCGTAAATGCCACCTTTCTGGATTCCTTTCATAAGTGCCAGTGCCCGGCCGGTTACATTTTCTTTTGTTTCGCCAAAAGACCTGTTCCCGATGATTGGGTTTGCTGCATTTGTATTGATATCAAGCACGGGCGCAAAATTGAAATGTATTCCCATCCGTTTTGCCTGCTCTGCCATTTGTTCACCCATCTTTTCAATAAGGTTCATATCCTGTACAGCGCCGAGCGTCATATTCCACGGATAACGGTAGGTTGAGTCAAGGCGCATGGCGAGGCCCCATTCGGCATCAATACCAACAAAGAGAGGTACTTTGGCCGCAGCCTGGTAACGGTTGGTAAGCCTTGCCTGCCTTACCGGCCCGCCCTGGAAGAAAATCACACCACCAATCTTGAAATCTTTAACAAGACGGTCAATGCCTTTTACATGCTCCATATCTTTATTTGAGTAAGCAGCAACCATAAATAGCTGCCCTACTCTTTCATCAAAAGACATATTTGCATAAACGCTGTCAACCCACTTTTGCTCTGCAGGGCTTTTATAGTCGCTAAAATTATAAGTGCGCTGTGCATAAACAGTATGCATCAGCAGGAAGCAAATTATCCCAAAAATCCTCATTGAAACCGTATATCTTATTAAATAATAAATCACCATTAGGTTAATAATGATGATTACAATTATGAAGCCATATTTGGCTCCGTTTTAAAAAAAGCGGCTGTGCCAGCTTTCTTCAGCGGGAACTTCCCAAAATTCTTTATATTCACCTATATTATTCACCAGGTTATTGAAAACAATCGTGTTACCTGAAACCGCCTTTTCCTTCGCCATCCTTTTAAAATCAACCAGCGGCTTGTGCGCAATATGCTCTCCAAGCCTGAAAGTTACATTCATCTTGTCAAGCAGGTCAATACTATATTTTTTCTCTAAATCCTGGATAAATTGTACGGAGGCATCAATTGAACATCCTGTTGCAGGTTGTACCGCCTGATTTATACCTATAATTATGAACCTGTTATAACGCAATTCAAATGAAGATTCAAGCGGGGGTCCCGTGTGCAGCCCAACCCTCAAGAAATTGCTTAAGATCACGTTCGATTTCGGCAATCTCATCATCACTCAGCTTGCGGTTTGCCTGGTAAATCCAAATCCTGCCGTCATCAGGCAGTGTATCAAAAGGTACGTACATAATTTTTCTTATAAATCCTGTGCATTTGCAATCAGTTCGGCAACATCCATCACCTTCACGTCATGCTCACGGTTTTTTGCTTTAACGCCGTCAGTAAGCATTGTATTGCAGAATGGGCATCCGGCAGCAATAATTTCGGGCTGGGTTTCAAGAGCTTCTTCAGTCCTTTCCACATTTACATCTTTAAAACCCGGTTCAGGTTCCTTAAACATTTGCGCTCCACCTGCACCACAGCATAATCCGTTGGCACGTGAGCGTTTCATTTCAACCAGTTCGGCGTCCAGTTTTTCCATCAGGTCACGCGGCGCTTCATAAATGTTGTTGGCGCGACCAAGATAGCACGGGTCATGAAAGGTTATCTTCTTACCCTTAAACTGCCCGCCTTCAATTGTAAGCCTGCCATCTTCAAGGAGCGATTTAAGAAACTGCGTGTGATGCACCACCTCATAGTTTCCGCCTAGCCCGGGGTATTCATTCTTAATTGTATTAAAACAGTGCGGACAAGCCGTTACTATCTTCTTAACTTCATAAGCATTCAAAACCTCAATATTAGCCATTGCCTGCATCTGAAAAAGGAACTCGTTCCCTGCCCTCTTGGCCGGATCACCAGTACAGCTTTCTTCTGTACCTAATACTGCAAACGGCACATTCGCCCTGTTAAGTATTTTTACAAAGGCTTTTGTTATTTTCTTGGCGCGATCATCAAAACTGCCAGAGCACCCCACCCAGAATAAAACTTCCGGCTGTATACCCTGCATCATCATGTCGGCCATTGTCGGCACATTCAGTTCCTGCTGCATAACTTTTTATTCATGCTTACCATCATCAAAAACCTGGATGGTAACTTCTTTTTCTATTAAATCTGTAAATTTTCCGCGGTAACGTGTTGCCTTTACGAGGTGGTTGTCAATCCAGTGGTAATTGCCCCCGCGTGGTTTGCCCATTACCATACCGTGGTATTTAAATCCGTGCCTGTTCAGCCATTCTTCTGTCACCTCCCTGTGAGCTTCGGTTCGTGATGTAAAGAAGAATATAACATGCCCTTCATCATACCACTTATTAAGTGTGGCGAGCGCATCAGGGTACACTTCTGCAGTAACCATCCTCTCAGGTTCTTCATTGGGAATATCATCGCAGATAGTCCCGTCTATATCTATCAGGTAATTTTTTATACCCGGTGGCAATATCGGGCTTATATGTTCGCCGTTTTCGGTTGCAGGCCTTAGTTGCCCTTCTATATCCTCAATATTCATAACTATTCATCTTTCCAGTTCAGCCTGTCCATCTGGCTGTATTGCCATGGGGCTCCGTTATTTTCTACATTTGCCATCATACCGTTAAGTTCTGTAGGTGCGGCGCTTTGCTCCATCACCAAGTATTGCCTTAAATCCATGATGATTGATAGCGGGTCTATATTCACAGGACATGCTTCTACACAGCCGTTACACGTGGTACACGCCCAAATTTCCTCAGGTGTAATATAGTCAAAAAGCAACGTTTTGCCATCATCAACAAAAGTACCTTTATTCTTGTCAATATTCCTGCCTACTTCCTCAAGCCTGTCGCGCGTATCCATCATAATCTTACGTGGCGAAAGCTTCTTGCCGGTAATATTTGCAGGGCAAGACGACGTACACCTTCCGCATTCGGTACAGGTATATGCATTCATAAGCTGTACCCAGTTAAGATCCTGCACATCGCTTGCGCCGAATTTAGATGGAGCCGCATTTTCATCAACCGGCTGTGCGGCAAATGGGTCAGCATTCGGATCCATCATCAGTTTCACCTCATTAGTAACTGTTTCATTATTCCTAAATTTACCTTTAGGCTTCAGGTTTGCGAAATAAGTATTAGGAAAAGCAAGCAATATGTGAAGGTGTTTTGAATAATATAAATAATTCATGAACACCAAAATTCCGATAATATGAAGCCACCACGCAATCCTTTCAATTAGTGCAACGGTGTTATAATCCATGCCTTCAAAAATTCCTGAAATGAGTCCCGACACAGGGAAAGCCCCGGCTTTAGCGTAATGGTCTGCTCCTACGCTTTGAAGGTAGCCGTCAGCTGCATTCATCACGAGGAACAATGTCATCAATACTATCTCAAAGTACAGAATGTAATTTGCATCATTCTTTGGCCAGCCTTTAAGATCGCTGTGGACAAAGCGCCAAAGTTTGATGACATTCCTACGGATTAAGAATGTGATTACCGCAAAAAGTACAAGGAAAGCCAGAATTTCAAATGAGCCAATAAGGAAACTGTAAAAGCCTCCCATAAAGCCGAAAAGGCGGTGTGTACCAAAGATACCGTCAATAATTATCTCTAGAAGCTCGATATTAATGATGACGAAACCTGCATAAACTATTATATGCAAAAAGCCCGACACCGGGCGTTTTACCATTTTTGACTGGCCGAGAGCTATGAGAGCCATATTCCCCAATCGTGCTCCGGGATTGTCATACCTGTCTATATCTTTACCCAGCTTTATGTTCCGGATAAGTTTTTTTACGTTGATAGCAAAGTAGCCAAAGCCGGCTGCCAGAACTATAACAAAAAGAATATTATCTATATACCCCATACTACAAAAGCAATGATGCCCCTTGTGTTATTGTTTTTCGGTTGTTGTGGTCGTAGTGGTTGTTGTTTCCTTTTTTACAGCCGTTGTTTCATAAGGTGTGCCCTTCCTGCCAAAAACAGAGAAATGCACATAACGCTTAGGATTATTCTTCACATCAGCCAGTAACTCCTTCAGCTCATTTGAAGCGTCCCTAAGGTTATTATACATAGCCTCATCCTTAAGCAATTTGCCTACCGTGCCTTTGCCCGATTGTACGTCATTCAAAAGCTTATCTACATTAGCAAGCGACTTTTCCAGATCTTTTACTACTTTACCCAGATCAGCCCGGTTAAGCGAATCTGAGATCTTTGCAAAGTTAGAAGAAGCTACATTAAGATTGGTAAGCGTACCATCAATTTTTGATTTATTTCCTGAAATAATTCCGTTTAATGAACGGGCCGCCACGCTAAATTCCTGCATAGTAGTACTCAGTTCAGCAATGGCAAGCTGTAAATTAGCCTGTGTGCGCCTGTCAAACACATTATTTAAGTTGTGTAAAAGGCTATCTGCAGTCACTACTGTAGCCTCTACTTTTGTCTGCAGCGGAGATAATTTCTCTCCCACCACACTTAGCATTCCCGGCTTAAGGCCGCTTAATAGCTGGTCACCGTCTTCCGCTTCCTGAGTATTCTTTAAGTCCGGTATGATTGCAATCTGCTTACCTCCTAAAAGTCCAGGCTCATACAATGTTGCATGGCTTGTCTTTGATATCGGGAAATCTGTCTTTACCTGCATCTC
This genomic interval carries:
- a CDS encoding (Fe-S)-binding protein is translated as MQQELNVPTMADMMMQGIQPEVLFWVGCSGSFDDRAKKITKAFVKILNRANVPFAVLGTEESCTGDPAKRAGNEFLFQMQAMANIEVLNAYEVKKIVTACPHCFNTIKNEYPGLGGNYEVVHHTQFLKSLLEDGRLTIEGGQFKGKKITFHDPCYLGRANNIYEAPRDLMEKLDAELVEMKRSRANGLCCGAGGAQMFKEPEPGFKDVNVERTEEALETQPEIIAAGCPFCNTMLTDGVKAKNREHDVKVMDVAELIANAQDL
- a CDS encoding (Fe-S)-binding protein → MGYIDNILFVIVLAAGFGYFAINVKKLIRNIKLGKDIDRYDNPGARLGNMALIALGQSKMVKRPVSGFLHIIVYAGFVIINIELLEIIIDGIFGTHRLFGFMGGFYSFLIGSFEILAFLVLFAVITFLIRRNVIKLWRFVHSDLKGWPKNDANYILYFEIVLMTLFLVMNAADGYLQSVGADHYAKAGAFPVSGLISGIFEGMDYNTVALIERIAWWLHIIGILVFMNYLYYSKHLHILLAFPNTYFANLKPKGKFRNNETVTNEVKLMMDPNADPFAAQPVDENAAPSKFGASDVQDLNWVQLMNAYTCTECGRCTSSCPANITGKKLSPRKIMMDTRDRLEEVGRNIDKNKGTFVDDGKTLLFDYITPEEIWACTTCNGCVEACPVNIDPLSIIMDLRQYLVMEQSAAPTELNGMMANVENNGAPWQYSQMDRLNWKDE
- a CDS encoding HAD family acid phosphatase, which translates into the protein MNIEDIEGQLRPATENGEHISPILPPGIKNYLIDIDGTICDDIPNEEPERMVTAEVYPDALATLNKWYDEGHVIFFFTSRTEAHREVTEEWLNRHGFKYHGMVMGKPRGGNYHWIDNHLVKATRYRGKFTDLIEKEVTIQVFDDGKHE
- a CDS encoding MlaD family protein; this translates as MKITREAKTAILVIAAILLFIWGYLFLKGRDLFNSYRNFYVIYNDVEGLSPSAPVTLNGLVVGKVTDISFVDAEGRLRIEMQVKTDFPISKTSHATLYEPGLLGGKQIAIIPDLKNTQEAEDGDQLLSGLKPGMLSVVGEKLSPLQTKVEATVVTADSLLHNLNNVFDRRTQANLQLAIAELSTTMQEFSVAARSLNGIISGNKSKIDGTLTNLNVASSNFAKISDSLNRADLGKVVKDLEKSLANVDKLLNDVQSGKGTVGKLLKDEAMYNNLRDASNELKELLADVKNNPKRYVHFSVFGRKGTPYETTAVKKETTTTTTTTTEKQ